One Chloroflexota bacterium DNA window includes the following coding sequences:
- a CDS encoding phospholipase D-like domain-containing protein: protein MRRWLLISIVALAAIVALTAVFYFFPGETGQPTSQPDPVGTASAPTVLSEESQESTSQLTLWIQPEAGVEPIVNALEGAETSIRMKLYNLTQPDVIQALKDAAGRGIDVQLMVETNPYGGGSTTALLIPELRGAGIQFKADPRTFRYLHEKSIVVDDAIAYVMTANMTSSAVTANREYIVRTTDPAQVDEIAAVFDADWEREAIDLDNSLLHWAPDNSRQRIIDLFDSARTSLWIEHQNLQDSEIVQHVADAARRGVEVRYIGSPRFPIDEDSDEPGRERIRQAGAQVRYLDDPYVHAKVFVVDGKRGFVGSQNFTTNSLDNNRELGIDFADTEPVEQMVAQFESDWARGTADAFPDADKPMPAVIPHTDADKYYYRDDATVELTVQRIYNNPNGSVIWLMGDQNEDANFKVVFFPSAYGVFEEEYGAEPDEAFMDKTIQVTGLIEKYRGWPEIIVNDLEQVVVIE, encoded by the coding sequence ATGCGTCGTTGGTTATTGATATCGATTGTGGCCCTGGCAGCCATCGTTGCACTTACCGCGGTTTTCTACTTCTTCCCGGGGGAAACAGGTCAGCCTACGAGCCAGCCAGATCCTGTCGGCACCGCGTCGGCGCCGACGGTTTTGTCGGAAGAATCGCAGGAGTCGACCTCCCAGCTAACGCTCTGGATCCAGCCGGAAGCTGGGGTCGAGCCCATTGTGAACGCCTTGGAGGGAGCAGAGACCAGCATCCGCATGAAGCTGTACAATCTGACCCAGCCAGATGTGATTCAGGCCCTGAAAGATGCAGCAGGGCGAGGAATCGATGTGCAGCTGATGGTAGAGACAAATCCCTACGGCGGTGGCTCGACCACCGCATTGCTGATACCGGAACTGCGCGGGGCAGGCATCCAGTTCAAAGCAGATCCCCGCACCTTCAGATACCTGCACGAGAAATCCATTGTCGTGGATGATGCCATTGCCTACGTCATGACGGCCAATATGACATCCTCCGCTGTGACCGCCAATCGGGAGTACATCGTACGAACCACTGATCCGGCCCAAGTCGACGAAATCGCAGCCGTGTTCGATGCCGACTGGGAACGGGAGGCCATCGATCTCGATAACAGCCTTTTGCACTGGGCGCCTGACAACTCCCGCCAGCGAATCATTGATCTGTTCGATTCGGCCAGGACCTCTCTCTGGATCGAGCACCAGAACCTGCAGGATTCAGAGATCGTGCAACATGTTGCCGATGCTGCCAGGCGTGGTGTGGAAGTGCGCTATATCGGGTCGCCCAGGTTTCCTATCGACGAGGATTCGGACGAGCCGGGGCGCGAGCGGATACGGCAAGCCGGGGCCCAGGTGCGCTACCTGGATGATCCCTACGTCCATGCCAAGGTTTTCGTCGTCGACGGCAAGCGGGGCTTTGTGGGCTCACAGAACTTCACTACCAACTCCCTGGACAACAACCGGGAGTTGGGCATCGATTTTGCTGACACTGAGCCGGTCGAGCAGATGGTGGCGCAGTTCGAGAGCGATTGGGCGCGCGGGACGGCCGATGCGTTCCCTGATGCTGACAAGCCGATGCCGGCAGTGATCCCCCATACCGACGCGGACAAGTACTATTATCGGGATGATGCGACCGTGGAATTGACGGTGCAGCGGATCTACAATAACCCCAACGGCAGTGTAATCTGGCTGATGGGCGATCAGAACGAGGATGCGAACTTCAAGGTCGTCTTCTTCCCCAGCGCCTACGGTGTTTTCGAAGAGGAATATGGGGCAGAACCGGACGAAGCCTTCATGGACAAGACGATCCAGGTTACCGGGCTGATCGAAAAATACCGGGGGTGGCCCGAAATCATCGTCAACGACCTGGAGCAGGTCGTTGTAATAGAATAG
- a CDS encoding helix-hairpin-helix domain-containing protein: MGEETPPVEGAAKGSRVPLAVLLTSLFWVTVCGLALFLWRKPAPVAFEIQPPPATVTPLPTATPEPTATPPPLLVHVDGAVETPGVVQLAPGSRLQDAIAAAGGLAKEADLASLSLAVALRDGQKVYVPVAGETPPPQPIVEMQTGENPAEETPVEMPININRASEAELQALPGIGPKTAAAILAYRDQNGPFAAVDNIVEVKGIGESTLAKLRQFITVGP; the protein is encoded by the coding sequence ATGGGAGAAGAAACGCCTCCGGTGGAAGGGGCTGCAAAGGGATCGCGCGTGCCGCTGGCGGTCCTGCTGACGTCCCTGTTTTGGGTGACAGTTTGTGGCCTGGCGCTGTTCCTATGGCGCAAACCGGCGCCCGTCGCGTTCGAAATCCAGCCGCCACCGGCGACGGTAACGCCGTTGCCAACAGCCACGCCAGAACCGACAGCCACGCCGCCACCGTTACTCGTTCACGTGGATGGGGCAGTCGAGACCCCTGGCGTAGTTCAATTGGCGCCGGGCAGCCGGCTGCAGGATGCCATTGCGGCGGCCGGCGGCCTGGCGAAGGAAGCAGATCTGGCAAGCCTGAGTCTGGCAGTGGCCCTGCGAGATGGTCAGAAGGTATACGTACCGGTGGCCGGAGAAACCCCGCCGCCTCAGCCGATCGTGGAAATGCAGACCGGGGAAAACCCGGCTGAGGAAACGCCGGTTGAAATGCCCATAAACATCAACCGCGCCTCGGAAGCAGAGCTGCAGGCTTTACCTGGTATTGGACCGAAAACGGCTGCAGCAATCCTGGCCTATCGCGACCAAAACGGTCCATTTGCTGCTGTGGACAATATCGTAGAGGTGAAAGGAATCGGAGAAAGTACGTTGGCGAAGCTGAGGCAGTTCATCACTGTTGGTCCGTGA
- a CDS encoding glycerate kinase — protein sequence MTEAGESRFDERVLEPDRERRSRILPVLDAALDAVDPERAVQRVLRVKDNWLQAGDQRYDLNEFENCYLIGFGKATLPMARATVHVLGQRITAGLLVTKYGQGLATGLIEPNIRVLEADHPVPDEQGVAAARQVVDLARHANATDLVLCLISGGGSALMTLPADDLTLADLQETTSALLQCGASIDEINTLRKHLSVVKGGQLARLAAPATLISLVLSDVVGSPLDVIASGPAVPDSSTWTDAWEIVERYNLEPVLSQAVLQRLERGIAGEIEDTPKQGDRVFERVQTVIVADNAVAAGAAADKAAELGFDSRVLSTFIEGEASEVAKVAVGLAREVVVHNRPAVAPACLIMGGETTVTLRGDGLGGRNQELALAAALELDRIPEGGRIVLVSLATDGTDGPTDSAGGLVDSTTVKRGHVAGMPAGKYLAGNDAYPFLQAVGDMLITGPTQTNVNDLIMAFVF from the coding sequence ATGACAGAAGCCGGCGAATCCCGTTTCGATGAACGGGTTCTGGAACCTGACCGGGAACGACGGTCGCGCATCCTGCCAGTGCTGGATGCCGCACTGGATGCGGTCGATCCGGAGCGAGCGGTGCAGCGCGTGTTGCGAGTGAAGGATAATTGGCTTCAGGCAGGTGATCAACGATATGACCTGAACGAATTTGAGAACTGTTACCTGATTGGCTTTGGCAAGGCAACGCTTCCAATGGCCAGGGCCACGGTTCATGTGCTGGGCCAGCGCATAACCGCAGGACTCCTGGTGACCAAATATGGCCAGGGGCTTGCGACTGGCCTGATCGAACCCAACATCCGCGTCCTGGAGGCAGATCATCCGGTGCCCGACGAACAGGGTGTGGCAGCAGCGCGGCAGGTCGTTGACCTGGCCCGGCACGCCAACGCCACCGACCTCGTGCTCTGTCTGATTTCAGGGGGTGGATCGGCCCTGATGACGTTGCCCGCTGACGATCTGACGCTGGCGGACCTGCAGGAGACCACCAGTGCCCTGTTGCAGTGCGGTGCGAGTATTGACGAGATCAACACGCTGCGCAAGCATCTTTCGGTGGTCAAGGGAGGGCAGCTGGCTCGTCTGGCAGCACCGGCGACGCTTATCAGCCTGGTACTTTCCGATGTGGTGGGCAGTCCCCTGGATGTGATTGCTTCAGGCCCGGCTGTGCCCGATTCCTCCACGTGGACCGATGCCTGGGAGATCGTCGAACGGTACAACCTGGAACCCGTTTTGTCGCAAGCTGTCTTGCAGCGCCTCGAACGCGGGATTGCCGGCGAGATCGAGGATACGCCCAAACAGGGGGATCGGGTGTTTGAGCGGGTTCAAACGGTGATCGTCGCAGATAACGCCGTGGCAGCAGGCGCCGCAGCTGACAAGGCTGCCGAGCTTGGTTTCGACTCCCGCGTTCTGTCGACCTTCATCGAGGGCGAAGCCAGCGAGGTTGCCAAAGTTGCAGTGGGTCTTGCCAGGGAGGTTGTGGTCCACAACCGGCCCGCGGTAGCTCCTGCCTGTCTTATCATGGGCGGTGAGACAACTGTCACCCTGCGGGGTGATGGGCTGGGAGGACGCAACCAGGAATTGGCCCTGGCCGCTGCGCTGGAATTGGACAGGATTCCCGAGGGTGGGCGAATCGTGCTGGTTTCCCTGGCAACCGACGGCACCGATGGTCCTACCGACTCCGCTGGTGGACTGGTCGACAGCACGACCGTGAAAAGGGGCCATGTTGCAGGTATGCCGGCCGGCAAATACCTGGCCGGCAACGATGCCTACCCGTTCCTTCAGGCGGTGGGCGATATGCTTATCACCGGTCCGACCCAAACCAATGTCAACGACCTGATCATGGCCTTCGTGTTCTGA
- a CDS encoding type II toxin-antitoxin system prevent-host-death family antitoxin, translating to MNRIPELVPISDMRQRQNDILASLSGQPIVLTQHGRSAAVLVSPEEWNRIVEELEDLQDALDAIEAKNEPGAISFGDYLTSRGSSVSPAAEA from the coding sequence ATGAACAGGATTCCGGAGCTGGTACCCATTTCCGACATGCGCCAACGACAAAACGATATCCTTGCCAGTTTGAGCGGGCAGCCTATCGTGCTAACCCAGCACGGTCGCAGCGCGGCCGTGTTGGTAAGCCCTGAAGAGTGGAATCGCATAGTCGAAGAGCTGGAAGATCTGCAAGACGCCCTGGACGCGATAGAAGCAAAGAACGAGCCAGGCGCAATTTCCTTTGGCGACTATCTAACCAGCAGGGGGAGCAGTGTATCGCCTGCAGCTGAAGCCTAG
- a CDS encoding YihY/virulence factor BrkB family protein, giving the protein MAQENNTQKLAEQFEELYEEANARSGGVAGILRRTVEQVSEKRAAQSAASISYYTLFSLFPLMLFLVFLASLFVDVNQAQAFFVEIMFLVLPDALGIQDMVVNTIERAFTVRGEIGIISVLGLLWASSAAFSTLTLSIGAAWDYEPLRSPIQHRLLGIAMIIILGVALITTLVASTVIGVLEALDIPLVSELWNGGTLLGASYPRVVTLAVSFLVFLALYHWIPRAHVPWRAAAIAAGLAALAWQVLSVGFSWYLSSGLARYELVYGSLTTVVVVMFWVYLSMLIILVGAHLSAAISLHLRSKWWRSAREKLITDQQ; this is encoded by the coding sequence ATGGCGCAAGAGAACAATACCCAAAAGCTGGCCGAGCAATTCGAAGAATTGTACGAGGAGGCCAACGCCAGATCCGGGGGAGTAGCAGGCATCCTGCGCCGGACGGTTGAGCAAGTCAGCGAGAAGCGGGCTGCCCAGTCGGCTGCAAGCATTTCCTATTACACCCTCTTCTCGCTTTTTCCCTTGATGCTTTTTTTGGTGTTCCTCGCCAGCCTGTTTGTCGACGTCAATCAGGCTCAGGCGTTTTTTGTCGAGATAATGTTTCTGGTGTTACCAGATGCTTTGGGGATTCAGGATATGGTAGTCAACACCATCGAAAGAGCTTTTACAGTGAGGGGAGAGATTGGGATTATCAGTGTCCTTGGTCTGCTCTGGGCGTCATCAGCGGCTTTTTCAACCCTTACCCTCAGCATTGGCGCCGCCTGGGACTATGAACCTCTTCGAAGCCCGATTCAACACCGGCTGTTGGGCATCGCGATGATCATCATCCTGGGTGTCGCGTTGATTACAACGCTGGTTGCCAGCACAGTTATCGGTGTTCTCGAAGCGCTGGATATCCCATTGGTGAGCGAACTATGGAACGGTGGCACCCTACTGGGAGCGAGCTATCCACGGGTTGTAACATTGGCGGTCAGCTTCCTTGTCTTTCTGGCCCTATATCACTGGATTCCCCGCGCCCATGTGCCCTGGCGTGCTGCGGCTATTGCAGCGGGACTGGCTGCCCTGGCCTGGCAGGTGCTTTCTGTTGGCTTTTCCTGGTATTTGAGCAGTGGGTTGGCTCGCTACGAGTTGGTGTATGGGTCCCTTACGACGGTCGTGGTTGTCATGTTTTGGGTATATCTCAGCATGCTCATCATCCTGGTCGGCGCGCATCTGAGTGCTGCGATCTCACTTCACCTGCGTAGCAAATGGTGGCGCTCCGCCAGGGAGAAACTCATCACGGACCAACAGTGA
- a CDS encoding alpha-amylase family glycosyl hydrolase: MPSDRKIKNYLALLYGERRADLAWQQLSERLAVFAARYPGLNRGVRSTGQRLTEKDAILITYGDQFLEPDRAPLETLHRFLRTYLADVLSGVHILPCFPFSSDDGFSVIDYMQIDPNLGTWADIDALSQDFRLMLDAVINHISRQSAWFQAFLQEERPYSLYFIRVDPETDLSNVVRPRALPLLTPVETIYGTSHVWTTFSDDQIDLNYADPQVLLEIIDVLLHYVSHGAEFIRLDAIAYLWKEIGTSCIHLPQTHLVVKLWRAVLDMVAPGVMLITETNVPHEENISYFGDAVPGTGSTDEAQMVYNFSLAPLTLHALQTGDALRLSRWASMLKTPVPGATFFNFIASHDGIGVRPAEGILTADEVQRLVDQTIAHGGQVSYKDNPDGTRNVYELNTTLYDFLNDPRSPDLEIDVNRFLASQAILLSLAGVPGIYVHSLFGSRNCRPCYEETGRSRSLNREKFECWQIEEMLADQCSHCHHVYHGVRQLLQLRREHSAFHPASIQEVLALSRSVFGLIRSSLDGSDTVICLINVSDRSQEVDLSLNAMSLTRGGSLQDLVSQADIGATDGRLHVVLQPYQIMWLTS; encoded by the coding sequence ATGCCATCTGACCGCAAGATAAAAAACTATCTGGCACTGCTCTATGGCGAACGGCGAGCCGATCTGGCCTGGCAGCAACTGTCCGAAAGACTGGCAGTTTTTGCAGCGCGTTATCCTGGATTGAACAGGGGTGTCAGGTCCACCGGCCAGCGCTTGACCGAAAAGGATGCGATCCTGATCACCTATGGGGATCAATTCCTGGAACCCGACCGTGCCCCCCTTGAGACGCTGCACCGGTTCCTTCGGACTTATCTGGCGGACGTGCTTAGCGGCGTCCATATTCTTCCATGCTTCCCATTCTCCTCGGATGATGGCTTCTCTGTAATCGACTACATGCAGATCGACCCGAATCTCGGAACATGGGCAGATATTGATGCCCTGTCCCAGGACTTTCGCCTGATGCTCGATGCGGTGATCAATCACATCTCCCGGCAGAGTGCCTGGTTTCAAGCCTTCTTACAGGAGGAAAGGCCGTATTCCCTCTATTTCATCCGGGTTGATCCAGAGACCGACCTTTCCAACGTGGTACGCCCGCGGGCATTACCCCTGTTGACGCCGGTGGAAACAATATATGGCACGAGCCATGTGTGGACGACCTTCAGTGACGACCAAATCGACCTGAATTACGCCGATCCTCAGGTCCTGCTTGAGATCATCGATGTTTTGCTGCATTATGTGTCCCACGGCGCCGAATTCATTCGCCTGGATGCTATCGCCTATCTTTGGAAGGAAATCGGTACCTCGTGCATTCACCTTCCCCAGACCCATCTCGTGGTCAAGTTATGGCGCGCGGTGTTGGATATGGTTGCTCCGGGGGTGATGCTGATCACCGAAACCAACGTGCCTCATGAGGAGAATATCAGCTATTTTGGCGATGCGGTGCCAGGGACAGGGAGTACCGACGAGGCACAGATGGTCTATAATTTCTCCCTGGCTCCGCTGACCTTGCATGCACTGCAGACAGGTGACGCGTTGCGCCTTTCCCGGTGGGCATCGATGCTCAAAACGCCGGTGCCCGGGGCCACTTTCTTCAACTTTATCGCGTCCCATGATGGGATCGGTGTGCGACCTGCCGAAGGTATCCTGACCGCTGACGAGGTGCAACGACTGGTCGATCAAACGATTGCCCATGGTGGCCAGGTGAGCTACAAGGACAATCCAGATGGCACTCGCAACGTCTATGAGTTGAATACTACCCTTTACGATTTCCTGAACGACCCGCGCAGTCCTGATCTCGAAATCGATGTAAACCGTTTCCTTGCTTCACAGGCGATCCTGCTGTCGCTGGCGGGGGTACCCGGTATCTACGTGCACAGCCTGTTTGGTTCGCGCAACTGTCGACCCTGTTATGAGGAAACGGGCAGATCCCGGTCGCTAAACCGGGAGAAGTTCGAATGCTGGCAGATCGAGGAAATGCTGGCCGATCAGTGCTCGCATTGCCATCATGTGTACCATGGAGTTCGCCAGCTGCTGCAGCTGCGACGAGAACACTCTGCCTTTCATCCGGCGTCGATCCAGGAGGTGCTTGCACTGAGTCGATCGGTTTTCGGGCTCATCCGTTCCTCTCTGGATGGTAGCGATACCGTCATTTGCCTCATCAATGTGTCCGATCGCAGCCAGGAGGTGGATCTGAGTCTGAATGCCATGTCTCTGACCCGCGGCGGGAGTTTGCAGGACCTCGTTAGCCAGGCAGATATTGGAGCCACGGATGGCCGATTGCATGTGGTTCTTCAACCCTATCAAATCATGTGGCTGACCAGCTAG
- a CDS encoding SPFH domain-containing protein, producing MGGLLNSLIGFIILIAVVLVIASSAIKVVQEYERGVIFRLGRLVGAKGPGLFFIIPFIDRMVKVDLRVITLDVPSQEAITKDNVTVSVNAVAYFRVVDPAAAIVNVEDYRRATWNIAQTTLRNVLGQSELDELLAHRERINQKLQQIIDEATEPWGVKVSVVEVKDVELPQSMQRAMARQAEAEREKRAKIIHASGEYEAALQLTEAAGRMASEPATLQLRYLQTLTEIAAEKNSTIIFPVPVEMMDAFSSFTAGMRGLKQPEEAVKSEKTQPQIDADNR from the coding sequence ATGGGCGGTTTATTGAACTCGTTGATCGGTTTTATCATCTTGATTGCCGTCGTGCTGGTCATTGCCAGCTCGGCCATCAAGGTTGTGCAGGAATATGAACGGGGCGTGATCTTCCGTCTGGGACGCCTGGTTGGCGCCAAAGGACCCGGTCTGTTCTTCATCATTCCTTTCATCGATCGAATGGTCAAGGTTGACCTTCGTGTGATCACCCTGGATGTACCCTCCCAGGAGGCGATCACCAAGGACAATGTGACCGTTTCAGTCAATGCGGTCGCCTACTTCCGGGTCGTCGACCCGGCGGCGGCCATCGTCAACGTGGAAGACTATCGACGGGCCACATGGAATATAGCGCAGACAACCCTGCGTAACGTATTGGGGCAGAGTGAGCTGGACGAACTGTTGGCCCATCGCGAGCGCATCAACCAGAAGCTGCAACAGATCATCGATGAGGCTACTGAGCCGTGGGGAGTCAAAGTGAGCGTCGTCGAGGTCAAGGATGTGGAATTACCTCAGTCCATGCAGCGAGCCATGGCGCGCCAGGCTGAAGCCGAGCGAGAGAAACGAGCCAAGATCATCCACGCATCGGGCGAGTACGAGGCCGCTCTGCAACTCACCGAGGCGGCTGGCAGAATGGCCAGTGAACCCGCAACTCTCCAACTACGCTATCTACAGACTCTGACCGAAATCGCCGCGGAGAAAAACTCCACCATCATCTTCCCGGTACCGGTAGAGATGATGGACGCGTTCAGTAGCTTCACGGCTGGCATGAGGGGTTTGAAGCAGCCTGAAGAAGCGGTGAAATCAGAAAAAACACAACCGCAGATAGACGCTGATAACCGCTGA
- a CDS encoding transglycosylase domain-containing protein — protein MTEQSSARQPRPPDPANSRPQPSRVEGCIVSVVLGILMFACIALAVAGVTLIGYFGVARVLPSPGELATRANQGQTTRIYDRDGQLLQAPLAPNDPTAGVRRRVSLDEISPYLIAATVATEDANFYNHRGIDPVALARAVFQALRTQAPIAGTSTISQQLVKLVFLSPERTVSRKLKEAVLAAEITRRYDKDRVLEFYLNEINYGNLAYGAEAASQVYFGKAASELTLAEASLLAGLPQSPATYDPLQNPEAARRRQSDVLRLMVQHGAITPEQADAAWLEALTYHGSGLESIRLEKAPHFVMVVRSQLEQLFGPEVAYRSGLQVYTSLDSELQDGAETAIRQGIDRLRHLNVSNGALVAIRPGTGEILAMVGSADFNDPEISGQVNVALAPRQPGSSIKPFTYLATFEQSEDWWTVATMIEDVRTEFDDGPGRPPYVPVNYDGKEHGWVSVRTALANSLNIPAVKALEHVGVDALLDVTDRFGIETLTRPGHPAYGLSLTLGGGDVTLLEMTGAYAGLATAGTWVAPSSILCILDAEGRVLEMLDVPELPETCRNAPFSSDARVMAAERRQAAAPQDAYLITDILKDNEARSSTFGPDSALRLDRPAAAKTGTSNDVRDGWTLGYTPELVAGVWVGNSSGAAMHQDLSGSQVAAPIWKQFMTNALASQPARGFPIPNGVVVSEVCSATGTVPDSSCPPELRRAEVFAAGKLPPGADPSRYQVLIAQPRDGQPVEGVVQIMGSAKIPDFDHYLVEYGESYSPGAWGLIAGPIREQIEGGQLAVWDTRPLPKDGPHVLRVAAVDRRGVRYESPAVRVDVIHPVPTRTPTPTLLPTATWTPIPTATWQWPTPWVTATLTSTVLPPLTETPGPPISTATPAVPTWTPTLQTPTETALLPTATPTSTPVVPTPTPTKTPVTASPTATQPLASPTLTNTPVLPTPTATPGATVTPVPTVTPPGPGSLVVSLDSPRNGETLSGDVSITGRAEGLAFLSYQLEYGLNDGWFAVDPGQPEILVPRAGELGVWDTTLVPNGPYMLKLTVRGINGQAATAIVGIVVQN, from the coding sequence ATGACAGAGCAATCTTCAGCGCGGCAGCCGCGGCCGCCAGACCCGGCCAACAGCAGACCGCAACCTTCCCGGGTGGAGGGCTGCATAGTCAGTGTTGTTCTCGGTATTCTCATGTTTGCCTGCATCGCTCTGGCGGTGGCAGGGGTAACGCTGATCGGCTATTTTGGCGTGGCTCGTGTGCTTCCTTCGCCCGGTGAGTTGGCGACGCGGGCCAACCAGGGCCAGACAACACGAATCTATGATCGGGATGGGCAACTGCTTCAGGCGCCCCTCGCGCCCAACGACCCTACGGCCGGTGTCAGGCGGCGTGTTTCGCTCGACGAAATTTCGCCCTATCTGATCGCCGCCACGGTCGCTACCGAGGATGCCAACTTTTACAACCACAGGGGCATAGATCCCGTCGCCCTGGCGCGGGCGGTCTTTCAAGCGCTGCGCACCCAGGCACCCATTGCCGGTACCAGCACGATAAGCCAGCAGCTGGTGAAACTGGTTTTCCTCTCGCCGGAGCGAACTGTGAGTCGCAAGCTCAAGGAAGCCGTCCTGGCTGCCGAAATTACCCGGCGCTACGACAAGGACAGGGTGCTTGAGTTCTACCTGAACGAGATCAACTATGGCAACCTGGCCTATGGTGCCGAGGCGGCTTCCCAGGTCTATTTCGGCAAAGCGGCCAGTGAACTGACCCTGGCGGAGGCTTCTTTACTGGCCGGACTCCCTCAATCGCCTGCCACCTACGATCCTCTTCAGAATCCGGAAGCGGCCAGGCGGCGTCAATCCGATGTGTTACGGCTGATGGTGCAACATGGGGCCATCACACCGGAGCAGGCTGATGCTGCCTGGCTGGAGGCTCTGACCTATCACGGCAGCGGCCTGGAGAGCATTCGGCTGGAGAAAGCGCCGCATTTCGTGATGGTGGTTCGCAGCCAGCTGGAACAACTCTTTGGCCCGGAAGTCGCCTACCGCAGCGGATTGCAGGTGTACACCTCGCTGGACTCCGAGCTGCAGGATGGCGCGGAAACAGCGATCCGCCAGGGGATTGACCGGCTCCGTCATTTGAATGTGAGCAACGGTGCCCTGGTCGCCATCCGTCCGGGAACGGGGGAAATCCTGGCCATGGTTGGCTCGGCAGATTTCAACGACCCCGAGATCAGCGGACAGGTCAACGTGGCGCTGGCACCGCGCCAACCTGGTTCCAGTATCAAACCCTTTACCTATCTGGCCACCTTCGAACAATCCGAGGACTGGTGGACGGTGGCTACCATGATCGAGGATGTCCGCACCGAGTTCGATGATGGCCCCGGCCGTCCGCCCTATGTGCCTGTCAATTACGATGGCAAGGAACATGGCTGGGTCAGTGTGCGGACGGCACTGGCCAATTCCCTCAACATTCCCGCTGTGAAAGCACTGGAGCATGTGGGCGTGGACGCCTTGCTGGATGTCACCGATCGTTTTGGGATCGAGACCTTGACCCGACCTGGTCATCCAGCCTACGGCCTGTCCCTGACTCTGGGCGGCGGGGACGTGACCTTGTTGGAGATGACCGGCGCCTACGCGGGCCTGGCCACTGCCGGCACATGGGTTGCACCGTCGTCCATTCTCTGCATCCTGGATGCCGAGGGACGCGTGCTTGAAATGCTCGACGTCCCTGAGTTGCCAGAGACCTGTCGCAATGCACCTTTTTCATCCGACGCCCGGGTCATGGCAGCGGAAAGAAGGCAGGCCGCGGCACCCCAGGATGCCTATCTGATCACCGACATACTAAAAGACAACGAGGCTCGCAGCTCTACCTTCGGGCCCGATTCTGCGTTGCGGCTGGATCGCCCGGCAGCGGCGAAAACGGGTACCAGCAACGATGTGCGGGATGGCTGGACCCTGGGATACACCCCCGAACTGGTTGCCGGCGTCTGGGTGGGAAACAGCAGCGGTGCTGCTATGCATCAGGATCTTTCGGGCTCCCAGGTAGCGGCGCCGATCTGGAAGCAGTTCATGACGAATGCGCTGGCATCCCAGCCGGCCCGCGGTTTCCCGATTCCCAATGGCGTGGTCGTCAGCGAGGTGTGCTCGGCCACCGGTACTGTTCCCGACAGCTCTTGCCCTCCAGAATTGCGACGGGCCGAGGTCTTCGCTGCCGGTAAGTTGCCTCCAGGCGCGGATCCCTCCCGCTATCAGGTGTTGATCGCCCAACCCCGCGACGGTCAACCGGTCGAAGGGGTGGTGCAGATCATGGGCAGCGCCAAAATACCCGACTTCGATCACTATCTGGTGGAATATGGCGAGAGTTATAGCCCGGGCGCCTGGGGGCTCATAGCGGGCCCCATCCGGGAGCAGATCGAGGGAGGCCAGCTCGCTGTATGGGACACCAGGCCCCTGCCCAAAGATGGCCCGCATGTCCTGCGCGTCGCAGCTGTCGACCGGCGCGGCGTTCGCTACGAATCACCTGCCGTGCGGGTTGATGTGATACATCCTGTACCGACAAGGACACCTACGCCTACCCTACTGCCAACCGCGACCTGGACACCGATTCCTACGGCAACATGGCAGTGGCCCACACCCTGGGTAACCGCAACGCTGACGAGTACGGTGTTGCCCCCGCTGACCGAGACGCCCGGACCTCCGATCAGCACAGCAACTCCGGCAGTTCCAACCTGGACTCCAACGCTACAAACACCGACCGAAACAGCGCTGTTGCCGACTGCGACACCAACAAGCACACCCGTTGTGCCGACGCCGACCCCTACGAAAACACCGGTGACTGCCAGCCCGACTGCTACGCAACCGCTCGCTTCGCCGACGCTGACCAACACACCCGTTTTGCCGACACCCACCGCGACACCTGGTGCCACGGTCACGCCTGTACCGACTGTGACTCCTCCTGGTCCCGGTTCCCTGGTCGTATCGCTGGACTCGCCACGCAACGGAGAGACGCTTTCGGGCGATGTCTCGATAACAGGCCGCGCGGAGGGTCTTGCCTTTCTCAGTTATCAGTTGGAATACGGCCTGAATGACGGCTGGTTTGCGGTCGATCCAGGACAGCCCGAGATCCTGGTTCCGCGTGCTGGCGAGTTAGGTGTTTGGGACACGACTCTTGTTCCCAACGGGCCTTATATGCTCAAGCTCACCGTCCGTGGAATAAATGGTCAGGCCGCGACTGCAATTGTCGGCATTGTAGTACAGAATTGA